In the Terriglobia bacterium genome, CAGGATGCGGTGACCCTCAGCTATTCGCTGGACGGCAGAGGGACTTCCCGGATCACTTCCTCCAGCGGTCTCACTTCGCCGGGTGCCGACTTGTACCAGAGCCTGCGCGGAAAGTTGACGAAAGATCCCGCCTTCGTCAGCCAAAAGCTCGCGGAGGCAGCGACCAGTCCGGATCGGATCAACGAGCTGATCACCCTGGCGACCAGGGCCAACCTCGAAGATCCGGATCTGGCCTCCATGGCCCTCGATTCAGCTTCGCAGCTGGTCATGAAAGTCGAGCCGCTGCAGAGACGCTCCTCTACCATCCAGAACCTGCTGCGCACCTATCGCAACTGTGAAGGCGAAGTCAGCGCCGACCTTCTGCAGAAGGGATTACTTGTGGTGCAGCAGTTGCGCGAGGAAGAAAAAGACAAAGCGGCAATGAATCCGCCCCCTACGGGACCGGCAGGCATGAGGATCGGCGCCAGCGCCGCGGATCAGCTCGAAATGGCGCTCGTCGCAGAACTGGCGCTGGACAACTTCGACGGGGCACTTCGCTACGTGAGGCTGATGCCTGACGATATGAGGCTCCAGGCACTGCTCAGGATTGTGCAAAGCCTCTCGCAGAGTTATTAGATTTCCGTGACCGCGTATCTCGGGTCAGAAATTTTGATTCTCGAGCATCGGAAACAGGCGGGGGAAGATAGATCGCAGTAACTCGGGCTCGACGGCAAAGCTGAACACCAGATGGTGGGGCTCGATATCATAGAAATAGCCAGGGTGTATCAGAGTGTGAATTCCACGTAAGATGGCTTCGGCCGCGGCCTCTTCATCGCGCTCCAGCCGCAGCGTTACGAAGAAACCGCCGTCGGGAGCGCGGTAACTGCAGTGCCGTGCCTGATCGAGAAATCGCCGGGTGATATCCCACCGCCTGCGGATTTCATCCGCGTACCCGGTGAGAAACAGCCGGCCTTGCTGCATGATATCAGGTGCCGCCGCCTGAACCATTTCGTTCACCGGGAGAAATGTGTCGGAGATCAGTTCCAGGGCGCGCAGCGCGTGTCGCACCCTTTCGGCCTCTCCCGTCACCCCCATCCAGCCGAACTTGATCCCGGGAAGGGCAAACATCTTGGAAAAGCCGTTGAGCGTCAGCACCAGCGGTGCGCGGCCTGCAGCCGGGCGTGGCAGGATTCTGCGCTCCATGAGGAACTCGTTGAAAACCTCATCGGCGATGACCGCGAGATTGTGACGCACAGCAAGCTCGGCCAGCGCGTCGAGTTCGTCGCGCGTCGTGACATGTCCGGTCGGGTTGTGAGGCGATATCACCACCAGGGCGCGCGTCCGGGTCGAGATGTTGTTTTCGAGGTCTTGCATGTTGATGGCCCATTGCCGCTCCTCGTCCAGCCGGTAAGGAATCAGGGCCACGCCGCTGAGGGCTGCAATATAGTCGAACAACGGATAGGATGGACGGGGGCAGAGGATTTCGTCCCCTTCGTCAGCCAGGAGCTTGAAGCTGTACCAGTACGAAAGACTGGTCCCGGGCGTCAGCAGGATTTGCGCCGGAGGAATGACGATGTCCTGCGCCAGGTAGTAGCGGGAGACAGCCTCGCGCGCCGGCCTCCCGCCGAATGAATCCGGCCGGTAAATGCGGGACCGGCGGGAGGCTTCCGTCAGGATCTCCTCCAGCAGGGGTTGCGGAAACAAAATGCCGTGCTCGGTAACATTGCCCGAAGTCAGGTCCAGGATCGAGTGGCCCTCACGGGCGATTTCGTCGCGCAGCGCGTAAAGGGGATTCGTTTCGCCGTGCAGGCGCGAAGCCACTTTGGAAAACATTGGGTCCCATCAAATAACCACGAAAAACACGAAAGACACGAAAAAGGTCTTTCGTGTCTTTCGAGTCCTTCGTAGTTTAATTCCGCGCTACTTTTTCCAGTAATCGTAATTGATCTGGATGTAGCTTTTCCATTTTTCCGGAACTTCCTCTTCCGGGAAGATGGCCGCGACCGGACAGGCCGGCTCGCACGCCCCGCAGTCGATGCACTCGTCGGGATTGATATAGAGCTGAGTAGCGTCGGCAAACCCGGCCTCGTCTTTGCGCGGATGAATGCAA is a window encoding:
- a CDS encoding pyridoxal phosphate-dependent aminotransferase, with product MFSKVASRLHGETNPLYALRDEIAREGHSILDLTSGNVTEHGILFPQPLLEEILTEASRRSRIYRPDSFGGRPAREAVSRYYLAQDIVIPPAQILLTPGTSLSYWYSFKLLADEGDEILCPRPSYPLFDYIAALSGVALIPYRLDEERQWAINMQDLENNISTRTRALVVISPHNPTGHVTTRDELDALAELAVRHNLAVIADEVFNEFLMERRILPRPAAGRAPLVLTLNGFSKMFALPGIKFGWMGVTGEAERVRHALRALELISDTFLPVNEMVQAAAPDIMQQGRLFLTGYADEIRRRWDITRRFLDQARHCSYRAPDGGFFVTLRLERDEEAAAEAILRGIHTLIHPGYFYDIEPHHLVFSFAVEPELLRSIFPRLFPMLENQNF
- a CDS encoding ferredoxin family protein; the encoded protein is MTYIIAEPCINVKDTACVDVCPVDCIHPRKDEAGFADATQLYINPDECIDCGACEPACPVAAIFPEEEVPEKWKSYIQINYDYWKK